From the genome of Uranotaenia lowii strain MFRU-FL chromosome 1, ASM2978415v1, whole genome shotgun sequence, one region includes:
- the LOC129738488 gene encoding sodium- and chloride-dependent GABA transporter 1-like: MYYYFFLLNKNKTTQNQQQGVFIFNLVQWTPVKYLGYSYPFWAHAFGWFTALSSMLCIPGYMWWLWKNTPGDRANKIRLIVRIEDSVAQLRERMQADQEKAMEM, from the exons ATGTATTActacttttttcttttaaataaaaataaaacaacgcAAAACCAACAACAGGGCGTGTTCATCTTCAACCTGGTGCAGTGGACCCCGGTCAAGTACCTCGGTTACTCGTATCCATTCTGGGCCCACGCCTTCGGCTGGTTCACCGCCCTGTCCTCGATGCTGTGCATCCCCGGCTACATGTGGTGGCTCTGGAAGAACACCCCTGGCGATCGCGCTAAC aaaaTCCGACTCATCGTCAGAATCGAAGACAGCGTGGCACAGTTGCGCGAGAGGATGCAGGCCGACCAGGAGAAGGCCATGGAGATGTAA